The Ostrea edulis chromosome 1, xbOstEdul1.1, whole genome shotgun sequence genomic sequence ACTAACGTTTGAtttaagaaaaatgaaattagttttggacaaatatttttttccagaaaaTTCGTAGACAATATGCCTTTAACTGAACTGAGTAGAAAAGAGATAAATCGAAGAAATATATCATCAAAAgaatttgaaaggaatttcaattttcatgaatatattaTCTTTATATTTTATGACAGTATATCtgatttatattaaaaattaGAACTCGTGTTTGAGTTGTTTAGGTATGTTTTCTTAGCTATTCATATTATGCAACCAATCACagtgaaatttggactctagagtaTCTTATTTGTCAACAAAATACCTTTTCTATCATTCTAGGATAAATCACAGaagaaattcaaataaaatacttgagagcttgtaccactttttcgatggtgaaatcatacttcatatgaggtgttttaacgagccgtTAAACAAAAATTTAGTGTAATTAGCTATCTTAAATGGAGAAACACccaagttttcaaaataaaagtatGACATGGCGTATAGTTATAAACGTTCTATTGTGGTATGATATCACACTACATTTTATTCATCTGTGGAAATCTTTATTCATATCGCACACGGAAAGGAATTTCCACATTCTAAATAAACAGGCATATTtgatttatattgttataaaagTCCATGTTTAATCCGCTCCTACCTGAGGACAAAATATTGTAAGATACCTTGCAAAGAGCAAAATttttaagaaagaaaaattCTGAATGCGCTGTCACTATAATGTGGTGTACACACGTGTAAAAATTACTCGTCCTGTTATGCTGAAGTTTATCTTTTGAGATTTTCTGCAAATCCCGTGATCAGGTTTAGAAATGCGCTAATCATTGAAAATTAGTCCTTTTACTGTCGTCGGTTTTCAGTTTTTGATTTCTGATAAACGTCCGAAttgttgagagagagagagagagagagagagagagagagagagtatggGGAGCGATATATTTTTAGAGAGTTAAAGAAAAGAGAAATTCAAAGATATGCATCGGCTGCTACaatcactatatacatgtatgaaatgtgaagtaaactaacagtgatcaatctcaagtctatatatatacattcatttGTCCAGGTAAAGTCTCGCATTGAGTAAGATTCTGATTCACGTACTTGTCGTTACAGACATCATTGTAGAAGAGTTGTTCATTGTCGTCATGGGATTAGCGGCTGTTACCTCAAAAGTTGTACTGAAAGAACTCGATGGAAGAAATCCTAAATTAGAAATCCTTGTTTGAGATATTATACAACAGAGTtcatcaaatttcatttcagaCTGGCAAATATGTACAACCCGTACCATGCCAGTAGAGGACGAATCCTTGTGTGGTGTCTTTACCATCACTTAAAAAAGATATTCGTATTCTGTTTCCTGTTGCCACGAATGAAACATTGCTTTCTTTGCCACATCTTCTAAAATGTCGAAAGCAGCAAGGCATTGTTTCCTCAatcttgaaatgaaaataattaccatgcatttcaaagataacaaatatattcataGTCAATGcaatatgttgcaatttttcTTACAAAGAATACTTACCTCTAAATAGTCACCCACACAGTGGCCGTCactgtttttaaagatatccaaactttttataaaaaaagttACATTTGCCTGCCGGAATCCAGTCTCTAAATCCCAAGTGTAGAGCACGTTGTTTGGATAGTGTCCAGGATATCCCGGTGACGCAATTGTTCCATTTCTATTAGTCGTTGTAATTCTTATTAAATTATTCACTATCATGAAAGGCTGACCAAACTCAGTTAGATATGTACAACACAGAATGAgaacatatattttcattgcGCACACTCTACGTTGTATCGTAGTTGAAAGATTGAAtaaagctttttaaaatcaagtcACCTTTCAAAAGAAGGATGCGGATGTTATATCTTCCCAGCCGAAAAATGTTTATTTGATCCATGGATGTATTTTAAGATTACAAGTGTAAATACTTAAATAGCTTGGTTAAACATATTGACATTGTATATTCGTCAAtttaccatatttatgtagccatattccattatcacttgcttatgttgatatctctcaactgattcgatacacaagagcctGATCTACTCATCATCTAAAGTGAGACatgctattgacaaacaagttgatgttacaggagtttcaacagtc encodes the following:
- the LOC130053033 gene encoding tumor necrosis factor-inducible gene 6 protein-like, giving the protein MKIYVLILCCTYLTEFGQPFMIVNNLIRITTTNRNGTIASPGYPGHYPNNVLYTWDLETGFRQANVTFFIKSLDIFKNSDGHCVGDYLEIEETMPCCFRHFRRCGKESNVSFVATGNRIRISFLSDGKDTTQGFVLYWHGFLPSSSFSTTFEVTAANPMTTMNNSSTMMSVTTST